From the Trifolium pratense cultivar HEN17-A07 linkage group LG4, ARS_RC_1.1, whole genome shotgun sequence genome, the window TGGCGTTGAACTTTTTTTCTAATGGTGAAGGTGGATGAAGGAGGTTGAGGTGAGAGAGGAGGCAGATGTGTACGAGAGTAGGGGTGTGCAAATAATAAGGTTAACCATACCCAAATTACTAACCAAaccatttctattttttaaaagcccagcccattttataaaaaaaccaaCCCAGaccataaaacataaaaatggtAAACCGGTTTACCATTTCACTTAGTTGGTTTAGAACCGGTTTATTCTTctcaaaattaatttcaaaagcGAGAAACCAAATAACACAGTCAGAAACCAAATCACAAAATCACAGTTTCATCAATCATCGCAAATCCTCCTCCTCCGTCAAACCCACTCTCCTCCTCCGTCAAACCCACTCCCACCGGCGAATCCTCCTCCGTCAAACCCACTCCCACCGGCGAATCCATCTCGTCCTCTGTCGCACAACCACTCACCATCGACGACAATCCAATCAGCTTAAATCGCAAAATCAGC encodes:
- the LOC123882094 gene encoding uncharacterized protein LOC123882094 isoform X3, with translation MVNRFTISLSWFRTGLFFSKLISKARNQITQSETKSQNHSFINHRKSSSSVKPTLLLRQTHSHRRILLRQTHSHRRIHLVLCRTTTHHRRQSNQLKSQNQLNRLDEILEEEGDLDVLIWWKDNCTRYPVLARIAREVLAIPVSTVASESAFSTGGRVLDALICTQDWVKKKDHGIETSSLVSYDDLNTLQQLEQAVFL
- the LOC123882094 gene encoding uncharacterized protein LOC123882094 isoform X2; the encoded protein is MVNRFTISLSWFRTGLFFSKLISKARNQITQSETKSQNHSFINHRKSSSSVKPTLLLRQTHSHRRILLRQTHSHRRIHLVLCRTTTHHRRQSNQLKSQNQLNRLDEILEEEGDLDVLIWWKDNCTRYPVLARIAREVLAIPVSTVASESAFSTGGRVLDALICTQDWVKKKDHGIETSSLVSYDDLNTLQQLEQAGAGVD